In Synergistota bacterium, the genomic window AGGTTAGGATGATGTATAAAGGCAAGGTAATAAAAACGCTTAAGTTTTCTATAGATGGAGGTGAAAGCTAATTGACGAAGCGTTTTATATTAATGCTTGCCCCGGTCAGGAAAGGAAGGGAGTTTTCTCCATCTCAAGTGGTGGAGGAAGCGGTCAGATGCAGAGTTAAAGGCGTTTCTATCGTTCACCTCAAGGCTACAAGGGATGATCAAAGGGTGATTTATGATATAGAGCCCTATAGCCAAATGATAACGTGGATTAGGGAGAGAAGTGATCTCTTGGTAGAGTTCCCAACGTGGGGAACCCTGGAGCATAGTGTTGAGGATAGAATTTCCACCTTAGTTTTGAATCCAGACTTTGTTGAAATCATCCCAGGATCCCTTAATGTGAATGGGGAGGTTATTTATAATCCGCGTGATTATATATCATTTTTGCTTCAGACGGTGGCTGAAACGCCCGCCATGGTTGTATTCAAGGTTTTCTCCCCATCTATGATCTTTTATACAAGGAAGCTAATCGAGGAAGAGAAGCTGAATCCCCCTTACATATTTACCTTGACATTTAGTGATCGTCTCTTCCCGGCGACTCCCGAAAATCTTATCTTCATGGTAAAGCAGCTTCCTCCTAACAGCGTATGGTTTATAAATGGGCTTGGGAGTGTATCTAAAACGCTTTGGGCAATGGCTCTTGATCTTGGAGGAAATATTCGAATTGGTCTGGAAGATCTTGAGGAAAGGAATAGTGAGATAGGAAATGAAGAGATTTTGGAAAGCGTCTTAAGTTTGTCGACCTCCTTGGGGTTGGAGCCAGCAACACCCAAGGAAGTAAAGGATATGCTAAAGGAGGAGATCAAAAGATGGGCTTAACTACAGGAGCTATTATCTTGAAAAGAGCGCAAGAGGGCGGGTATGCGGTAGGAGCTTTTAATTTTAATAACCTTGAATTTCTTCAAGCTATAATAGAGGTAGCTGAGGAACTTAATTCGCCTGTTATGCTCCAGGTCAGCGAAGGTGGCATGAAATATATGGGGCTCTCTTTCTTGGAGGGCATAGTTAGGGAGGTTCTGCCCAAGGTTAAGGTGCCTGTTGCCATGCATCTCGATCATGGGTCTCACTTTGATGCTGTGGTTTCCGCTATAAGGATAGGTTTTACTTCGGTAATGATAGATGCCTCTAAGAAGCCTTTTGATGAAAATGCGAGAATAACGAAGGAAGTGGTTAGAATAGCACATGCTGTTGGCGTATCGGTAGAGGCTGAGCTTGGTAAGATAATGGGAACGGAGGAGCATATTAAGGTTGCCGAAACGGAAGCTGTATTTACGGATCCGGAAGAAGCCTTAAAATTTGTTGAATTAACCAATGTAGATTCCTTGGCTGTCGCTATAGGAACCGCTCACGGCATATATAAGGGTAAGCCTAAGCTTGACTTTAAGAGGCTTTCTGAGATAAGAGAAAAAGTGAGTGTCCCTCTCGTTCTTCATGGAGCTTCTGGGGTTCCCTTAGATGATGTTAAGAAAGCCGTTTCTCTTGGGATATGCAAGGTTAACATTGATACTGATTTAAGAATAGCTTTTAGAAAAAAGGTTGAGGAAATAATACTCTCGGAAAGGGATCAAATAGATCCCCGCAAGATATTGGGACCTGCTAAGGAAGCTGTAAAGGAAGTGGTGAGGGAGAAAATAAAAGCCTTTGGATCGGAGGGGAGGATGTAGAATGAAGCTATTTCTGGATACGGCTAATCTTGAGGAGATAAAGCAGGCGGTAAGCTGGGGCGTCATCTCGGGGGTGACAACTAACCCCACTCTGGTTAGCAGAGAAAAGGGGTGGGATTTTCATTCTCTTGTTAAGAAGATATGTGATCTGGTAAAAGGTCCTGTAAGCGCGGAGGTTCTCAGCCTCGAGGCAGATGGAATGGTCCAAGAAGCAAGAGTGCTTGCGTCTTTAGGTGAGCATGTTGTTATAAAAATAC contains:
- a CDS encoding 3-keto-5-aminohexanoate cleavage protein; the encoded protein is MTKRFILMLAPVRKGREFSPSQVVEEAVRCRVKGVSIVHLKATRDDQRVIYDIEPYSQMITWIRERSDLLVEFPTWGTLEHSVEDRISTLVLNPDFVEIIPGSLNVNGEVIYNPRDYISFLLQTVAETPAMVVFKVFSPSMIFYTRKLIEEEKLNPPYIFTLTFSDRLFPATPENLIFMVKQLPPNSVWFINGLGSVSKTLWAMALDLGGNIRIGLEDLEERNSEIGNEEILESVLSLSTSLGLEPATPKEVKDMLKEEIKRWA
- a CDS encoding class II fructose-1,6-bisphosphate aldolase yields the protein MGLTTGAIILKRAQEGGYAVGAFNFNNLEFLQAIIEVAEELNSPVMLQVSEGGMKYMGLSFLEGIVREVLPKVKVPVAMHLDHGSHFDAVVSAIRIGFTSVMIDASKKPFDENARITKEVVRIAHAVGVSVEAELGKIMGTEEHIKVAETEAVFTDPEEALKFVELTNVDSLAVAIGTAHGIYKGKPKLDFKRLSEIREKVSVPLVLHGASGVPLDDVKKAVSLGICKVNIDTDLRIAFRKKVEEIILSERDQIDPRKILGPAKEAVKEVVREKIKAFGSEGRM